In Atopobium sp. oral taxon 416, the genomic stretch TATCAATCTCTCATCCCGTGGCAAACACCTACCTCATCTTCGCCTATCCGTTCAACTGGCTCTTCGACCACATTCCTGGCCTACGCAATATTAACCTCACGGCCGAGACCGTTCAGAAGCGTTTCGGCATCCTGGGAGACCCTACCGTCATCGGCTTCATCATCGGCATCCTGCTTGCCGTTCTGGGCTATGACTGGGGCGACCCCTACCACTCGGTAATCGACGCGCTCCAGTTGGGCATGTATTTAGCTGCTGTTATGCTCCTCATGCCCAAGATGACCTCCATCATGATGGAAGGTCTGGTTCCCCTCTCGAACGCGATACGCAAGAACCTTGTGAAGCGCTTCCCCGACCGTGATATCACGGTGGGCATGGATACCGCCCTCATTGTGGGCAACCCCTCAGTCATCGCCCCCGCTCTCCTGCTCATCCCCTGCATGGTTCTGCTTGCCGTCATCCTCCCCGGGAACCGTGTCATGCCTCTGGGCGACCTCTCCCAGTTCGTATTCTTCATCGCTTGCATGGTGCCAGTCTTCGGCGGCAATATCTTCCGCACTTGGCTCACCTCGCTCATCTGCTTCGGCGGCGGCCTCTACATCGCCTCCTGGGCCACTGACGCGACCAACACCATGTTCCAGCAGTTTGGCGCAGGCGCGGAACCTGGCGTGGTATACTCCTCTCTCAACCCCTCAGCCAACCCCTTCACGGGGCTGTTCATGTGGTGCAGCCAAGTAGGCATCTTGGCCTATATCCTGATTGCTGCCATCCTTGTGGGCGTAGCCATTCTGCTCAAGCATCGTGAACATGCAAAGCTTGCTGCCTCCTAGGGTAATACCGGGGAGCGCGTCGCCATCCAACCGGGCCGGCGGAGGCATCTTCCGATCCGCTAGCCTTCGACTACTTCATATCTGTCCGAGCATTCGTTAGCGTTTTGACGTATTGAGCCAAGATAGTTGGTACAGGTAAAGGGGTTGCCTTGTGAGGCTGCCCGATAAGGGAAAGGATTATTCTCATGAAGAATATTATCGTTGTCTGCGGCAACGGTATCGCCTCCTCATCTATTATGATGGCCGCTCTCCAGGACCTCCTGGACGAAAACGGCCTCGAGGCTAACCTCGAGAAGGCGTCGCTTATGGACTGCACTCCCGAGCGCTTTAACAGCAAGGATCTCATCGTATCCTCAACAGCCATCGATAATCCCGAAATCACTACTCCCGTCATTGTAGGCGTATCCCTGCTCACGGGCATCGGCGAAGAGGAGACGCTCGAGCAAATCAAGAGCTACCTCTAGGTCTGCCGAGCATTGAAGGCAGCATGGCACAGATTCTGGCTTCGAGAGGGCCATGCGACTTCCATTGCGTTGGTGTCGCCAGCCCGCTAGGGGATTGGACGGGCTTTTCTTGGGATTTTACGGAAGGGCGATTGAAATGGACTATCTGAGAACGGTGCTGGATGAGCTCAATCTGACAGGGATGAAGATGTCACAGCGAACCCTCGAGTCTCTTGCGGATGCAATATTGGATGCAGGGCGGGTGTTCGTATCTGGCGCCGGCAGATCTGGGCTTATGGTAAGGGCCTTTGCAAACCGTCTCATGCACTTGGGCCTCTCCGTTGGTATCGTGGGGGATGTGAGCTGCCCGCACAGTACGCCAGGCGACCTCCTGGTGATCGGCTCAGGGTCAGGCTCCGCCGAATCCCTGCGCGCCCTAGCGCAGAAGGCGAAGGATGCCAGGATGAAGGTCGCTCTCGTCACCGCGACCCCAAGGTCTCCGATTGCTCAGATGGCTGACATCGTGGTGACCATTCCTGCCGCTTCGAAAGATAGGAGCGAGGTGGTGTCTGCCCAGCCCATGGCAAGTCTTTTCGAGCAGATGTGCCTCATCACCTACGACGCGCTCGTGCTTGCTCTCATGGATAGGACGGGCGAGACGAGCGCCTCCATGTTTGCCCGACATGCCGATCTCGAGTAGGGCAGGCGCTCAATCAACAGCGAGTATGTATCGCTGGACTTCGCAGACTGCATCTGTTTTGCCTCGACAAACGTTTGAGAGGAAATGACCATGGCATCCCTGAAATTTGACGAGAGCCTCGTGAAGATTTTCGAGCAGCCTCCGAATCGCGAGAAGGTGGAGCGTGACCTTGCTGCCAAGCTGGTGGAGCAGGGCTACGCGAAGCTTTCATTTACTGAAGCCATTCTCCAGCGCGAACTTACCTATCCCACAGGTCTCGAGTTCGGGTCTTTTGCTGCAGCGATTCCGCATTGCGCTCCCGAGAATGTCAACACGCCTGCGCTCTGCGTCGGAGTACTCAAAAGTCCCATTACCTGGGGGCGCATGGATGACAAGAATCAGACTTGCCAAGTAAGCTTTGTCACCATGCTTGCAATAATCGACCCCAAGGATCACCTCTCCATGCTTCAAAAGGTGGTTGGGCTCATACGTGACGCCGACCTCGCGCAGCGAATCTTTTGTATGCAGGAGACCCGGCAGAGGTCTATGGTTTAGTGCATGACAAGCTTGCGTAGCATGCCTGTAGACTTCTGATATATAGCTCTTCCTGTCAAGAGGTTTAGCGACCCCAGCCCCGAATTTATCGGAGTTGGGGTCATCTACTATAAGGTCTACCAAGACGCCAATATCATCGTGGCGTGTCTGATTCGACGCACGGCTGTGAGTCTGATGTCCATGTGTTGGTAGCTAATCCGTAATTCCCGTACGTATTTCTGGCTTTTCCGCGTTTTTAGTGGGCAGCACAGGCCAGGGATGTCTGAGCTGAGAGGTCGAGCTTTCCCAGCCTGAGCAAGATCATCGTCTCAAAGTAGGACGTGTTCTTAAAGCCCCTTGCTGCCCGCTTGATGGGTTGGACAAGGAAGTTGAGACCCTCAAGGATCGCGTTGGTGGAGTTTTTTGTCCCACCAGTTTAAGATCCCCTCGCGCTCTTTTCTGAGGATCTTGGCCAGCGTCTTCATCTGCTCCACGTTGGAGTGCATGGTCCAAGAGATGTGCTTGTCTGGAGCTGCGGTATCAGATGCACGCTTTGGGGACGTACAGCCGTGCATGGCCTTTTGTCATCTTGGTGCTAGCATATAAATAGGACGTCTTAAATATGACCTTTTCATACAGCATAATATATAAGAGATGGAGGAAAGAGTCATGGCAAAGGGTAAAAGGTATTCTCAACAGTTCAAAAATGATGCTGTCCAGTACAAAAAGGATCATCCAGAGATGACGCTCATCGATACAGCTAATCACATCTGGGTGTTAAGCAAATCAGCCCTCAAACACTGGAGTGCATCCGCAAAGCAAAATGATGGAGACGTCATTTCCTGTGGATCCGGTAATTATTCAAGTGATGAGGCAAAAGAGATTGCCCGGCTACGCCGGCAGCTGCGGGATGCGAAGGATGCCCTTGAAATCCTAAAAAAGCAATCAGTATCCTGGGAAAATGACCGTTACTGTTTATTCTGAGACTCAAAGATATACCGATGAGATCAGACAGAACAATCCGAAACGCCATGTTTCGGTCAGCGGGATACTGTTTTATCTCGGCGTTTCCAAATCTGGTTACTATGCCTGGAGGAGCCATACTCCCTCCAGGACAGAAGATACACAGAAATAAAATGAAAGGCAAAATTCAGGAAATTTATCAGCAGTCACATCAGATTTATGGCGCTCCGAAAATAGCGGCAGTTCTTTATAAGAATGGGGATTAGATTAGCGAACGGACTACAGGAAAATATATGCGGAAGATGGGGATTTGTGCCCTGTGGGTGCGTCATTGGACGCATACAACAACAGATTCAGACTTTGATCTGAGACTGCAGAATATCCTGGATGAGCAGTTTAGCCCGGATATGGCGAATGCTGTATGGGTATCGGATATCACATATATTTGGACTGAAAAGGGCTTTGTTTACCTCACCAGCGTCATGGATCTGTTCTCCCGTAAGATTTTGGCATGGGTGTTGAGCCGCACACTGGAGGCAAAAAATGTCGTAGAAACAGTACAGAAGGCTGTCGGAGAACGTAATGGAGTGAAACCAAAGGTATTCCATAATGATCGTGGATGCCAGTATGTATCAGATGAATTCCTTGAGGTAACCCGGGAAATGACAAACAGTTATTCAAAGAAAGGCTATCCATGGGATAACGCATGCATCGAGTCTTTTCATTCGCTCATCAAAAGAGAATGGCTGAACAGATTCAAAATCGAGAATTATGACCAGGCATATCGCTATGTATTCGAATATATCAATACGTTTTAATAACACGGTTCGGATTCACAGCCATTGTAAATATCAATCTCCAGATGAATATGAAGCAGCATATTCGAAGCGATTGTCTGAGCTCAAGCAGGGACTGGCAGGAGAGAGTGAAAAAAGCTATGTTTAACCTGTCCGAAAACTTGACATAGGACCAACCTGAGCCCTATCCTCGGCTGCTTCGACAGCGCGATCGTGAGCAGGACGTCGTCGAGGACAGCGAACGTAGCTGCCACTGCTGCTGGCCAGAAGTGGATATCGATCTGTAAAGAGGCCGGCATCGAAAGGTCGATGTCGCGCAAAGGGTTGCTCTTCCGACAACCAGCGCATCAGAAGGCTTTCTTCGGAGCTTCTGGAGACGGAGGTGTTCAGGAAGCACAAGTGGGGTGGCGTGACCCTTAAGGAGCTGGAGGAGCGCATCAACCGTTACATCGTCTGGTATAACACGACAATGCGCAAGCGCTCGCTTAAAGGAGTGAGCCCGATGGAGTTCAGGCAGAGCCTCGGCCTCGCGCTGGCAGCTTAGGTTTGTAGGTGGAATGGTACAGAAAACCGTTACCACCCTCATCTGGCGCATTCCTTTGCCTTGATTGGCAGCTTCTAGATTGCCATCTCGCTGTTAGACCATGATTGACCTAAGAAGGGCCCAAAAGTGTCCGGGCCTTTGCCTACAATGCATGTCGTCAAACAAAAACATCGAGGATCAAAGGACCCGGATGGATCCAATGATACTGCAGCAGATCAAAAAGATGGGGATCGCCGAGAAACGCGAGCTCTTAGAGAGGCTGAAGGCGCTCATAGCCAAGAAGATGGCAGGCTCTGCCCTTGCGGGAACACCCAAGAGGTGCCCGAGGTGCAAATCGCTTAGCTTCTATTGCAAGGGCCACGACGCGTGTGGCCTTAAGAGATGGAAGTGTTGCTCGTGAGGCAAGACCTTCTTTGTAAAGGCGGGATCTATCCTGGCTATGTCAAAGCCCACAGCCACCACATGGGCCGCATATGCAAAGGGCACGCTTACAGGCATGTCCCTTAAGGGAGCTTGCGAAGAGCTGCCATGTGAGCCTTAAGGACATTGTGGTTCCATGCGCATGAGGCTCTTCGAGCTGCTGCAGGCAGCGCTTGGCACCTTCAGGTATGGACCCACCGTCTCCTGCCAGGCAGACGGCCTCTATCTCGACGAGTCGCTTGCGAACAACAGGGACAAGGTCGGCCATCCAGATGCTGAGAAAGGCGCACACGCACGGCCATGTAGTGCATTGCTGTGGCATATCGAACAAGAAGGTCTGCGTGGGGTGCTGCGCGAACGACCTAGGGAAACAATGATTAATTCCCAATGATGTGCCAGAAAGGACCAGCCACGTGGCCTTTCGCGGCCGGCATAGGTATTAATCATCGTTTCCCTAGGAGACGAATATGCCATCCTCTGCGGCAGGGGCAGGCCCGAGGACGGGAAGCTCACAGATGCCCTTTCAAGTATCGTGGGCAGCTTATGGGTCGCCACCGGCGACCATGCAGGCTATGTGCGCGTGGCTCTCCTCGCTTGGGGTCTTCAAGCACACAGCGAGCTCGACCTCGTCAATGCGATGCAGCGAAGGCTGTGCGAGTTCCTGCTTTTCTTCCATGGGGTCTTCTACGAAGTGGCTGGGGCACTTGTCTTGCCTGCTTTCTGTGGATAGAGCAGGTAAGGCATTCTGAGCGGGAGAAGAAGGATATACTCTCAGGACAGCTTGCAGGAGGCAGGTATGTCCATACCAGGCGTGCGCTCATAGACATAGAGCAACCCTTCTGGAGCTATTGGAAGGACAGGGGCGTCAGGCCAATTATGGTCTAACAGCGAGATCGCCATTAACAACACTCCAAGCTCGAGGTGATCCGATGTGTCAAGCGATACATCACACGCGAGCTCTATTACGACATCATCGCACAGAATTGCATGCTGAAAACGACTTGACAATTAGAAAGGCATCACAGTTGAACCAAAGAAAACAGGCGAGAGCGTGCATATGGTCACATTCGACAGGGGCAAGGAGTTCTCGGATGCAGAAGGCCTCCAGGAGGCACTGGGGGCGACCGTGTACTTCTGCCATCCCTACCATTCCTGGGAGAGAGACCAATGAGAACACCAACAGGCTTCTCAGAGACTGATTTCCGAAGGGCAAAAGTCTCGACGATGTCGCCGACAGAAAGGTGCAAAAGGTATACGATTCACTCAACCGAGGACCCTGCAAGCGCCTGGGCTGGAAGTGTCTCTGGGAGGTCTACTATTACCAGTCGTTGCACTTGCTTTGAGGATTCGCCCTATATATTTACCCTGCCTTTTGTGCGTTAGTGTTGGTTAGCGTTGTTTTGATCGTTGTGGTCATGTTCCCAGAGCGCTATCTCTTGAGCGAGGCTTTCGACCTTATCTGTCAGACGGGATACGTCGGAGGAGAGATTGAAAAGCTTTATAAGCATCAGGGCAATAATGACAACGAAGACGAAGTTGCTCGGTGACAAAAACCCCAAGAGCCGGGAAAAGAAGAAGGCGATGCCCGGGAAAACAGCCAGAATAACTAACAGCACTGCGGATATAACCCAAAAAATTGAATCTTTGATACGTATCTTAGACTTCTTGACTTTGTCTATGACGATCGCGAGTGCTAGTACAGAACCGACAATCAGCACAACACGTAAGACTGGTGACATATAGATTCCTTACCTAAACCATTGGAAAAGGATGAGGGAGATACAGGTTCGGGCCATATAGGAGATGGAACTCCAGAACCTCAGATAGCTGGTGCCACCTTGACGCTCACGCATTTCCGCCGGTATCTCAATAACTTTTGCGCCTTTGCGCATCAGGAGAGAAATGGTATCTGGTTCAGGGGAGACATCGAATGCATGCGTGAAGAGATCAATCATTTTACGGTTATACATACGCATGCCAGAGGTAGGGTCTTGAATCGTTTGCCCAGTTGCACCCTTTATCAATGCGGTGAGCAGTTTTGCACCTGCCCCTCGAGCCCCCACCGCTCCACTGCCGGCGGCACCACGGGAGGCAATCACAATGTCTGCATCCTGCTGCTCCATCGCACGGGCCATATCTGGTATGTACCCGGGTCTGTGTTGTCCATCTGCATCAAACTGAACTGTTGCGTCATACCCGTGTCGAGCGGCGTACTTCATACCTGTCACAAAGCCTGATGTGAGTCCCGTGTTGATGGGAAGGTTTACATGATTGAAGTTATTTTCATCGAGTATCTCGCTGGTTTTATCCCTGGATCCATCGTTGATTACCACATAGTCAACCTCTGGGCAAACGCGCCTAAGCTCTAAAACGGTAGCTTTAATGCATTCCTCTTCATTGAAAGCAGGAATGATCGCAAGGATTCTCACGAGCTAACCTCCGTTTAGACAGTCAAACTTCTTGGTTGAACGCATGCTTCGATCTGAATGATGTTAGTAAACCTCTATAGACGCGCTCAGGTTTACTAAAAAAGTGCTCTTTTCAGTATAAACAGGTTAGGACTGATAACAAACCCTTACAAAAGAGATTCACTGTAACTATGGCTATTCAGTCACTTACATAATCGTTCCGCGCCAGCGTCGTCGATTTATATTCTAAAAAATTGCACTTGATATGAGAAATTACAAGTGTGTCCGTAGCAGATTGAAGAGACCGCCTCTCCAAGAGGACCACTGTAGAGGTGTTAAAACCTCATGTGCAGGATCAGAAAGGTCCAAGCACATGAGGCTTTGATACTATCGATACGTTCTTCTTTATTGCTTATTGCTCTGCTTGTTGCTCTCGTTGAAGTCCTCCGGAGAGAGCCCCTCAACAAATTTATGGAACTCACTCAACTCATGTTGCTTCTCTTCCTCCTCGACGTCCTCGAAATCAGGGAATGATGCAGTATTCAAGACATCGGTTGTGGTGTAGATTGGAGTGCCGGTACGGACCGCCAAGGCAACCGCATCAGAGGGACGGCAATCGACGAATGCCATGCTGCCATCCGACTTGATGAGTCTCAGCTGCGCGAAGAAGGTGGTTCCCTCCACGGCGTTGATCACCACCGCATCGAGCGTGGCACCGAGTGCTTTGATTGTCATCGCCAGCAGGTCGTGCGTCATCGGACGTCCGCCTTGGGTGCTGCTGCTATTGACGCCGGTGCCGATTGACATAGCTTCGACAGGGCCGATCTGGATGGGAAGGCGTCCTCTGTTGTGATTTTTCGTATGGATGTTGTCAGATGCATGTGTCTTTAGAATCATCAGTGAGGAGACGGGACCTCCACCAACGACGATCGTCTGTATGTCTAATCGAATGAGTGCCATGACTATCAAACCTTA encodes the following:
- a CDS encoding transposase translates to MHGCTSPKRASDTAAPDKHISWTMHSNVEQMKTLAKILRKEREGILNWWDKKLHQRDP
- a CDS encoding PTS sugar transporter subunit IIB, with the protein product MKNIIVVCGNGIASSSIMMAALQDLLDENGLEANLEKASLMDCTPERFNSKDLIVSSTAIDNPEITTPVIVGVSLLTGIGEEETLEQIKSYL
- a CDS encoding PTS sugar transporter subunit IIA, with product MASLKFDESLVKIFEQPPNREKVERDLAAKLVEQGYAKLSFTEAILQRELTYPTGLEFGSFAAAIPHCAPENVNTPALCVGVLKSPITWGRMDDKNQTCQVSFVTMLAIIDPKDHLSMLQKVVGLIRDADLAQRIFCMQETRQRSMV
- a CDS encoding glycosyltransferase family 2 protein, with the protein product MRILAIIPAFNEEECIKATVLELRRVCPEVDYVVINDGSRDKTSEILDENNFNHVNLPINTGLTSGFVTGMKYAARHGYDATVQFDADGQHRPGYIPDMARAMEQQDADIVIASRGAAGSGAVGARGAGAKLLTALIKGATGQTIQDPTSGMRMYNRKMIDLFTHAFDVSPEPDTISLLMRKGAKVIEIPAEMRERQGGTSYLRFWSSISYMARTCISLILFQWFR
- a CDS encoding bifunctional nuclease family protein; the protein is MALIRLDIQTIVVGGGPVSSLMILKTHASDNIHTKNHNRGRLPIQIGPVEAMSIGTGVNSSSTQGGRPMTHDLLAMTIKALGATLDAVVINAVEGTTFFAQLRLIKSDGSMAFVDCRPSDAVALAVRTGTPIYTTTDVLNTASFPDFEDVEEEEKQHELSEFHKFVEGLSPEDFNESNKQSNKQ
- a CDS encoding DUF2304 domain-containing protein, whose protein sequence is MSPVLRVVLIVGSVLALAIVIDKVKKSKIRIKDSIFWVISAVLLVILAVFPGIAFFFSRLLGFLSPSNFVFVVIIALMLIKLFNLSSDVSRLTDKVESLAQEIALWEHDHNDQNNANQH
- the hxlB gene encoding 6-phospho-3-hexuloisomerase encodes the protein MDYLRTVLDELNLTGMKMSQRTLESLADAILDAGRVFVSGAGRSGLMVRAFANRLMHLGLSVGIVGDVSCPHSTPGDLLVIGSGSGSAESLRALAQKAKDARMKVALVTATPRSPIAQMADIVVTIPAASKDRSEVVSAQPMASLFEQMCLITYDALVLALMDRTGETSASMFARHADLE
- a CDS encoding PTS galactitol transporter subunit IIC; this translates as MELVTQFINDLGNFIFIPLIFLTIMKILRRPWKEAIQCAMKVGIGFIALTMTINLMLEKVAPAITGMTEKLGSSLDAIDVGGAATAVMGFGSPLGAIIIPLCVAVNIVMLVLKLTDCINVDVFNLHQNASMGAIVYAFSGNFLYGVLTAALFHVWALIAADLGAEQNERFFSLPKGVSISHPVANTYLIFAYPFNWLFDHIPGLRNINLTAETVQKRFGILGDPTVIGFIIGILLAVLGYDWGDPYHSVIDALQLGMYLAAVMLLMPKMTSIMMEGLVPLSNAIRKNLVKRFPDRDITVGMDTALIVGNPSVIAPALLLIPCMVLLAVILPGNRVMPLGDLSQFVFFIACMVPVFGGNIFRTWLTSLICFGGGLYIASWATDATNTMFQQFGAGAEPGVVYSSLNPSANPFTGLFMWCSQVGILAYILIAAILVGVAILLKHREHAKLAAS
- a CDS encoding IS3 family transposase, translating into METEVFRKHKWGGVTLKELEERINRYIVWYNTTMRKRSLKGVSPMEFRQSLGLALAA
- a CDS encoding IS3 family transposase; the encoded protein is MSERTTGKYMRKMGICALWVRHWTHTTTDSDFDLRLQNILDEQFSPDMANAVWVSDITYIWTEKGFVYLTSVMDLFSRKILAWVLSRTLEAKNVVETVQKAVGERNGVKPKVFHNDRGCQYVSDEFLEVTREMTNSYSKKGYPWDNACIESFHSLIKREWLNRFKIENYDQAYRYVFEYINTF